From Mytilus galloprovincialis chromosome 9, xbMytGall1.hap1.1, whole genome shotgun sequence, the proteins below share one genomic window:
- the LOC143045176 gene encoding uncharacterized protein LOC143045176, with product MASFSCFSDMCQQGLQFCEEQSQRCRSCIDFAEDCFKNNRHISNCSEFCLDTLKKNISETDRTILNCSASDGYRWLPEEHHLLIESILTCIIMTGVAFCLLCKFQLLPDFIKNIYALQKEKGKVITVVDENLEMNMKQPLMSDQKEQEANNHDEKLKEVLVHGKCGVDHHNQISNATKDDPSLCFSGRRADPTAT from the exons ATGGCATCATTTTCATGTTTCTCGGACATGTGCCAACAAGGATTGCAGTTTTGCGAGGAGCAGTCTCAGAGATGTAGAAGTTGTATCGACTTTGCAGaggattgttttaaaaataacagacacaTTTCAAACTGTTCTGAGTTTTGTTTGG ACAcattgaagaaaaatatttcgGAAACTGATAGAACAATACTGAACTGTTCAGCTTCAG ATGGTTACAGATGGTTGCCAGAAGAACATCATCTCTTGATTGAATCAATTCTAACTTGCATTATCATGACTGGCGTAGCATTTTGTCTTCTCTGCAAGTTCCAATTGTTGCCTGACTTTATTAAGAATATATATGCCCTTCAAAAAGAAAAAGGCAAAGTAATTACTGTTGTAGATGAAAACCTTGAGATGAATATGAAACAACCATTAATGTCTGATCAAAAAG AACAAGAAGCAAATAATCACGACGAAAAGTTAAAAGAGGTACTTGTGCATGGTAAATGTGGAGTTGACCACCATAATCAGATAAGCAATGCAACGAAAGACGACCCTTCATTGTGTTTTAGTGGACGTAGAGCTGATCCTACAGCAACATAA